One stretch of Clavibacter michiganensis DNA includes these proteins:
- the rpsN gene encoding 30S ribosomal protein S14, with protein sequence MAKKSKIARNEQRKVIVERYAAKRLELKKALVDPNGTDESREAARAGIQRLPRDASPVRVRQRDGIDGRPRGNLSKFGISRVRFRDMAHRGELPGITKSSW encoded by the coding sequence ATGGCCAAGAAGAGCAAGATCGCCCGCAACGAGCAGCGCAAGGTCATCGTCGAGCGGTACGCCGCGAAGCGCCTCGAGCTGAAGAAGGCCCTCGTGGACCCGAACGGCACCGACGAGAGCCGCGAGGCGGCCCGCGCCGGCATCCAGCGCCTCCCGCGCGACGCCTCGCCCGTCCGCGTCCGCCAGCGTGACGGCATCGACGGCCGCCCCCGCGGCAACCTGTCGAAGTTCGGCATCTCCCGCGTGCGATTCCGTGACATGGCCCACCGCGGCGAGCTTCCGGGCATCACGAAGTCCAGCTGGTAG
- a CDS encoding DUF998 domain-containing protein, whose product MSPHRPLIPAAAGVAWIAAAVVYVGTEAVAASAFPGYSYSANYISDLGVPDVAVFQGRAIDSPLHAVMNAGFILQGALYLLAAVIATRALRAGPRRAFLALAAVHAVGITVVGLVHGSASSAASGIGWMHVVGAGMAIIAGNAASITAGLGSGRIGVARGFRVASVGLGVVGLVALALLEVLGGSTIDGVWERGSVYTVTAWELMAGVAVLVAARRRSGGARD is encoded by the coding sequence ATGAGCCCGCACCGCCCGCTGATCCCCGCGGCCGCCGGCGTCGCCTGGATCGCCGCCGCCGTCGTCTACGTCGGCACGGAGGCGGTCGCCGCGTCCGCCTTCCCCGGTTACAGCTACTCCGCCAACTACATCAGCGACCTCGGCGTCCCGGACGTCGCCGTCTTCCAGGGCCGCGCCATCGACTCGCCGCTCCACGCGGTCATGAACGCGGGCTTCATCCTCCAGGGCGCGCTCTACCTGCTGGCCGCCGTGATCGCGACGCGCGCCCTCCGCGCCGGCCCGCGTCGCGCCTTCCTCGCCCTCGCCGCGGTGCACGCGGTCGGGATCACGGTGGTCGGCCTCGTCCACGGCAGCGCCTCGAGCGCGGCCAGCGGCATCGGCTGGATGCACGTGGTCGGCGCGGGGATGGCGATCATCGCGGGCAACGCCGCCTCGATCACGGCGGGCCTCGGATCCGGCCGCATCGGCGTCGCGCGCGGGTTCCGCGTCGCGAGCGTCGGGCTGGGCGTCGTCGGCCTCGTCGCGCTCGCCCTGCTCGAGGTCCTCGGCGGCTCGACGATCGACGGCGTCTGGGAGCGCGGATCCGTCTACACGGTCACGGCGTGGGAGCTGATGGCGGGCGTCGCCGTGCTCGTGGCCGCCCGACGCCGCAGCGGAGGCGCGCGCGACTGA
- a CDS encoding HU family DNA-binding protein, which yields MADKSLNRTELVAAVAAESGQSQAAVNGVLDALFSTVATNVADGVKVTIPGWVAFEQTARAARTGRNPQTGEPLEIKASKGVKVSAGSKLKAAVK from the coding sequence ATGGCTGACAAGTCACTCAACCGCACCGAGCTCGTTGCCGCCGTCGCCGCGGAGTCGGGCCAGAGCCAGGCCGCCGTCAACGGCGTCCTGGACGCGCTCTTCTCCACCGTCGCGACCAACGTCGCCGACGGCGTCAAGGTCACGATCCCGGGCTGGGTCGCGTTCGAGCAGACGGCTCGCGCCGCGCGCACGGGCCGCAACCCGCAGACGGGCGAGCCCCTCGAGATCAAGGCGTCCAAGGGCGTTAAGGTCTCCGCCGGCAGCAAGCTCAAGGCCGCCGTCAAGTAG
- a CDS encoding FecCD family ABC transporter permease has product MSAPARAGRRPAVRIPGTVRLPVVGIRLQRREALVGAALAVAIVAIALVALGTGDFPLTVPEVIRAMAFPDGSFASTIVLEWRLPRVLAALAFGAALGVAGAVFQSLTRNPLGSPDIIGFSTGSYTGALIVTTLAGAAFLPTAVGALAGGLGTALVVYLLAYRGGVQGFRLIITGIAVTAVLHGVNTFLLLKAGTEVAMAASIWGAGSLALVGWDRALPAFVALLVLAPAILLLSAPLRQLELGDDAARAHGVRAEPTRLALLILGVALTAVVTAAAGPIAFVALAAPQIARRLTRSAGLPLVPAALTGGLLLLAADYAAQHALPGTVPVGIVTVVVGGLYLIALLVREAGRRA; this is encoded by the coding sequence GTGAGCGCGCCCGCCCGCGCCGGCCGCCGCCCGGCCGTGCGCATCCCCGGCACCGTGCGCCTGCCCGTCGTCGGCATCCGGCTGCAGCGACGCGAGGCGCTCGTGGGCGCGGCGCTCGCCGTCGCGATCGTCGCCATCGCGCTCGTGGCGCTCGGCACGGGCGACTTCCCGCTGACCGTGCCCGAGGTGATCCGCGCGATGGCGTTCCCCGACGGCTCGTTCGCGTCGACCATCGTCCTCGAATGGCGCCTGCCGCGCGTGCTCGCCGCGCTCGCGTTCGGCGCCGCGCTCGGGGTCGCGGGTGCCGTGTTCCAGTCGCTCACGCGCAACCCGCTCGGCTCACCCGACATCATCGGCTTCTCGACGGGCTCCTACACGGGCGCGCTGATCGTCACGACGCTCGCTGGCGCGGCCTTCCTGCCCACGGCCGTCGGCGCGCTCGCGGGCGGGCTCGGCACGGCGCTCGTCGTCTACCTGCTCGCGTACCGTGGCGGCGTGCAGGGCTTCCGGCTGATCATCACGGGCATCGCCGTCACCGCCGTGCTGCACGGGGTCAACACGTTCCTGCTGCTGAAGGCGGGCACCGAGGTCGCGATGGCGGCCTCGATCTGGGGCGCCGGATCCCTCGCGCTCGTCGGCTGGGACCGCGCGCTGCCGGCGTTCGTCGCCCTCCTCGTGCTGGCGCCGGCGATCCTGCTGCTCTCCGCGCCGCTGCGGCAGCTCGAGCTCGGCGACGACGCCGCGCGCGCCCACGGGGTGCGGGCCGAGCCGACGCGCCTCGCCCTGCTGATCCTCGGGGTCGCCCTCACGGCCGTCGTGACGGCCGCCGCCGGGCCGATCGCGTTCGTCGCGCTCGCGGCCCCGCAGATCGCCCGCCGCCTCACCCGGAGCGCGGGCCTGCCGCTCGTGCCGGCCGCGCTCACGGGCGGCCTGCTGCTGCTCGCCGCCGACTACGCTGCCCAGCACGCGCTGCCGGGGACGGTGCCCGTGGGCATCGTCACGGTCGTCGTCGGCGGCCTCTACCTGATCGCCCTGCTCGTCCGCGAGGCGGGGCGCCGTGCCTGA
- a CDS encoding metal ABC transporter permease, translated as MIHLLADAGDVWSRLFDFSDYGALVALLRNSIIAGAVLGVVGGLIGVFVMTRDLAFAVHGVSELSFAGAAAALLLGVNVVGGSLVGSLVAAIAIGVLGTRAKDRNSIIAVIMPFGLGLGILFLALYDGRASNKFGLLTGQIVSVDNPQLGYLVAISAVVILGLAVVWRPLMFASVDPDVAAARGVPVRLLSIVFMVLLGLGTAVSIQIVGALLVLSLLVTPAAAAMRVSSTPRVVVSLSVLFALASIVGGIMLALGSSIPISPYVTTISFTIYLVCRGIDALRARSGTSGGTRTLAGRGGSPAGRARA; from the coding sequence GTGATCCACCTGCTCGCCGACGCGGGCGACGTCTGGTCGCGCCTGTTCGACTTCTCCGACTACGGCGCGCTCGTCGCGCTGCTGCGGAACAGCATCATCGCGGGTGCCGTGCTCGGCGTCGTCGGCGGCCTCATCGGCGTCTTCGTCATGACGCGCGACCTCGCGTTCGCGGTGCACGGCGTGAGCGAGCTCTCGTTCGCGGGCGCGGCGGCGGCGCTGCTGCTCGGCGTCAACGTCGTCGGCGGGTCCCTGGTGGGCTCTCTGGTCGCCGCCATCGCCATCGGCGTGCTCGGCACGCGCGCGAAGGACCGCAACTCGATCATCGCCGTCATCATGCCGTTCGGCCTGGGCCTCGGGATCCTGTTCCTCGCCCTCTACGACGGCCGCGCGAGCAACAAGTTCGGCCTGCTCACGGGCCAGATCGTCTCGGTCGACAACCCGCAGCTCGGCTACCTCGTCGCGATCAGCGCCGTCGTCATCCTCGGCCTCGCGGTCGTCTGGCGGCCGCTGATGTTCGCGAGCGTCGACCCCGACGTGGCCGCGGCCCGCGGCGTGCCCGTGCGCCTGCTCTCCATCGTGTTCATGGTCCTGCTCGGGCTGGGCACCGCGGTCTCCATCCAGATCGTCGGCGCGCTGCTCGTGCTCTCGCTGCTCGTCACGCCCGCGGCCGCCGCGATGCGCGTCTCCTCGACGCCGCGGGTGGTCGTCTCGCTCAGCGTGCTGTTCGCGCTCGCGAGCATCGTCGGCGGCATCATGCTCGCGCTCGGCAGCAGCATCCCCATCAGCCCCTACGTCACCACCATCTCGTTCACGATCTACCTGGTCTGCCGCGGCATCGACGCCCTCCGGGCGCGCAGCGGCACGTCGGGTGGGACGCGTACCCTGGCGGGGCGGGGAGGATCGCCCGCCGGGAGGGCACGGGCATGA
- the rpmB gene encoding 50S ribosomal protein L28, producing MAATCQVTGAVPGFGHNISHSHRRTKRRFDPNVQKKTYYVPSLRRNVKLTLSAKGIKVIDARGIESVVKDILARGVKI from the coding sequence ATGGCAGCAACCTGCCAGGTGACCGGCGCCGTCCCCGGCTTCGGACACAACATCTCGCACTCGCACCGGCGCACCAAGCGCCGCTTCGACCCGAACGTGCAGAAGAAGACGTACTACGTCCCCTCGCTGCGTCGCAACGTCAAGCTCACGCTCTCCGCGAAGGGCATCAAGGTCATCGACGCCCGCGGCATCGAGTCCGTCGTCAAGGACATCCTCGCTCGTGGGGTGAAGATCTAA
- a CDS encoding VOC family protein — protein sequence MSAIMTPYLSFRDQAADALRFYQGVFGGELAMTTFGEQGMSPDPAEADKIMHGRLDSGAGFVLMASDTPASMGVPSGSAITLSLSGDDAAVLDGWWEALTADGTIVLPLELAPWGERFGMCTDRYGIDWMVSIAQADAA from the coding sequence ATGTCCGCGATCATGACCCCGTACCTGTCCTTCCGCGACCAGGCGGCCGACGCGCTCCGCTTCTACCAGGGGGTGTTCGGCGGCGAGCTCGCGATGACGACCTTCGGCGAGCAGGGCATGAGCCCGGATCCGGCGGAGGCCGACAAGATCATGCACGGCCGGCTGGACTCGGGCGCGGGCTTCGTGCTCATGGCGTCGGACACCCCGGCCTCGATGGGCGTGCCGAGCGGATCCGCCATCACGCTCTCCCTCTCGGGCGACGACGCGGCCGTGCTCGACGGCTGGTGGGAGGCGCTCACGGCCGACGGTACGATCGTGCTGCCGCTCGAGCTCGCGCCCTGGGGCGAGCGGTTCGGCATGTGCACGGACCGCTACGGCATCGACTGGATGGTGTCGATCGCGCAGGCGGACGCGGCCTGA
- a CDS encoding cytochrome c oxidase assembly protein yields MPRLLRVAGPAALVIVAFLSLLAALAIGGGAAPQLLEDAGPVVRYGLPAAKMMVNLSAATAIGALLLAAFALSRQRPEYGRALDIAAAGAALWTVASAITAFFTFLSVSGTAFSFSAEFGTSLGLVLTQISVGQAWLATTLIAATVTVLCFAVRNHTAIAFVLVIAVGGLVPMAQQGHAGGTEGHDAAVNALGLHLVFAAVWLGGLLTMVLLRSKLDGDRLVPVLRRYSAVALVCFVVVAASGYVSAEIRVGTLDRLLTAYGLLVLIKVAALLALGLFGAAYRRVLIGRLEERGSAARGPFWWLVTAELAFMGVASGVAAALARTAPPVSQVVVTQLPDPTPAQILTGEPLPPELTPMRYLTEWNFDLLWILLCAFGIFFYLAGVHRLRKRGDAWPVHRSILWVAGMIGLFYITNGGVNVYQKYLFSSHMLAHMVLAMVIPLLLVPGAPVTLAMRAIRKRQDGSRGGREWILMAVHSRFASFVGHPIVAAVLFAGSLLVFYYSPLFSWATTDHIGHQWMIVHFLIVGYLFTQNLIGVDPMKVRIAYPMRLLLLLATMAFHAFFGLSLMTGTGLLLADWFGAMGRPWGESALADQQAGGGIAWSIGEIPTVILAIVTAIMWSKSDKRDSVRYDRKADRDGDAELEAYNRNLEALQASERR; encoded by the coding sequence ATGCCCAGACTCCTCCGCGTCGCGGGGCCCGCCGCCCTCGTCATCGTCGCGTTCCTCTCGCTGCTGGCCGCGCTCGCCATCGGCGGAGGCGCCGCCCCGCAGCTGCTCGAGGACGCGGGTCCCGTGGTCCGCTACGGCCTGCCCGCCGCGAAGATGATGGTCAACCTCTCGGCGGCCACGGCCATCGGCGCGCTCCTGCTGGCCGCGTTCGCCCTGTCGCGCCAGCGCCCCGAGTACGGCCGCGCGCTCGACATCGCGGCCGCCGGCGCCGCCCTCTGGACGGTGGCCTCCGCGATCACCGCCTTCTTCACCTTCCTCAGCGTCTCGGGCACCGCCTTCTCGTTCAGCGCGGAATTCGGCACGAGCCTCGGCCTGGTGCTGACGCAGATCTCCGTGGGCCAGGCGTGGCTCGCGACCACGCTGATCGCCGCGACCGTCACGGTGCTGTGCTTCGCGGTGCGCAACCACACCGCCATCGCGTTCGTGCTCGTGATCGCGGTCGGCGGCCTCGTGCCCATGGCGCAGCAGGGCCACGCGGGCGGCACCGAGGGGCACGACGCCGCGGTCAACGCGCTCGGCCTGCACCTCGTGTTCGCCGCCGTCTGGCTCGGCGGGCTGCTCACCATGGTGCTGCTGCGGTCGAAGCTCGACGGCGACCGGCTCGTGCCGGTGCTGCGCCGCTACTCGGCGGTCGCGCTCGTGTGCTTCGTGGTCGTGGCGGCATCCGGGTACGTCAGCGCGGAGATCCGCGTCGGCACGCTCGACCGGCTGCTCACCGCTTACGGGCTGCTGGTGCTCATCAAGGTGGCGGCGCTCCTCGCGCTGGGGCTCTTCGGCGCCGCGTACCGGCGCGTGCTCATCGGGCGTCTCGAGGAGCGCGGATCCGCGGCGCGCGGGCCGTTCTGGTGGCTCGTGACCGCCGAGCTCGCCTTCATGGGCGTCGCGTCCGGCGTGGCCGCCGCGCTCGCCCGCACGGCCCCGCCCGTGAGCCAGGTCGTCGTGACGCAGCTGCCGGATCCGACGCCCGCGCAGATCCTCACCGGCGAGCCCCTGCCGCCCGAGCTCACGCCCATGCGCTACCTCACGGAGTGGAACTTCGACCTGCTCTGGATCCTGCTGTGCGCCTTCGGGATCTTCTTCTACCTGGCGGGTGTCCACCGCCTGCGGAAGCGCGGCGACGCGTGGCCCGTGCACCGCTCGATCCTCTGGGTCGCCGGCATGATCGGCCTCTTCTACATCACCAACGGCGGCGTGAACGTCTACCAGAAGTACCTCTTCAGCTCGCACATGCTGGCGCACATGGTGCTCGCCATGGTCATCCCGCTGCTGCTCGTGCCGGGTGCTCCCGTCACGCTCGCGATGCGCGCCATCCGGAAGCGCCAGGACGGCAGCCGCGGCGGCCGCGAGTGGATCCTCATGGCCGTGCACTCCCGGTTCGCGTCGTTCGTGGGCCACCCGATCGTGGCGGCCGTGCTCTTCGCCGGCTCGCTCCTCGTCTTCTACTACTCGCCGCTGTTCAGCTGGGCCACGACCGACCACATCGGGCACCAGTGGATGATCGTGCACTTCCTCATCGTCGGGTACCTCTTCACGCAGAACCTCATCGGCGTCGACCCGATGAAGGTGCGCATCGCGTACCCGATGCGCTTGCTGCTGCTGCTCGCGACCATGGCGTTCCACGCGTTCTTCGGCCTCTCGCTCATGACCGGCACCGGGCTCCTGCTCGCGGACTGGTTCGGCGCGATGGGGCGGCCGTGGGGCGAGTCGGCGCTGGCCGACCAGCAGGCCGGCGGCGGCATCGCGTGGAGCATCGGCGAGATCCCGACGGTGATCCTCGCGATCGTCACGGCGATCATGTGGAGCAAGAGCGACAAGCGCGACTCCGTGCGGTACGACCGCAAGGCCGACCGGGACGGGGACGCCGAGCTCGAGGCGTACAACCGCAACCTCGAGGCGCTGCAGGCCAGCGAGCGGCGCTAG
- a CDS encoding Fur family transcriptional regulator: MKRNTWQREAVRQALDASTEFVSAQRLHARLHDAGSPIGLATVYRALGDLAAEGDADSLQSPDGEALYRTCATGGHHHHLICRVCGKTVEIAADEVESWAHDVAARNGFTAPSHVVDVFGLCAECTRRAAEATNGPTATTAEASASA, encoded by the coding sequence ATGAAGCGGAACACGTGGCAGCGCGAGGCCGTCCGGCAGGCGCTGGACGCATCGACCGAGTTCGTGAGCGCGCAGCGGCTCCACGCGCGCCTGCACGACGCGGGATCCCCGATCGGCCTGGCCACCGTCTACCGCGCGCTCGGCGACCTCGCCGCCGAGGGCGACGCCGACTCGCTGCAGTCGCCCGACGGGGAGGCGCTCTACCGCACGTGCGCCACGGGCGGCCACCACCACCACCTCATCTGCCGCGTGTGCGGGAAGACCGTCGAGATCGCGGCCGACGAGGTCGAGTCGTGGGCGCACGACGTCGCCGCGCGCAACGGCTTCACCGCGCCGAGCCACGTGGTCGACGTGTTCGGGCTCTGCGCCGAGTGCACACGCCGCGCGGCCGAGGCGACGAACGGGCCGACGGCGACCACGGCCGAGGCCTCCGCATCCGCATGA
- a CDS encoding FecCD family ABC transporter permease, with translation MSLRVLARASAPDAPEGRARSGLSRSAGLLLALGVLVLAALASIAIGSRDIPLGAVVDALAGHPRDPAELVVITDLRVPRTLVGLAAGLALGVAGALIQAVTRNPLADPGILGVTAGSAFAVAIATGVLGVTAVSGYLWFAFAGALVAAVVVYVVGSAGRGGGDPVRLTLAGVALGAVLAGITSGMLLADPQGFSAMRAWESGSLQDRGWDALLPVAPFLAAGVLLAALIARSLDAVALGDDLARSLGANVVVVRAVAVVAVTLLAGGATAMAGPIAFVGLMIPHIARWIVGPDQRWILAYTIVLAPVLLLAADIVGRIVLRPAELPAGIVTAVLGAPVLILLVRRQRASGL, from the coding sequence ATGTCGCTCCGGGTCCTCGCGCGCGCCTCCGCCCCCGACGCCCCCGAGGGCCGGGCGCGGAGCGGCCTCTCGCGCTCCGCGGGCCTCCTCCTCGCGCTCGGCGTGCTCGTGCTGGCGGCGCTCGCGAGCATCGCCATCGGCTCGCGCGACATCCCGCTCGGCGCCGTCGTCGACGCGCTCGCCGGCCACCCGCGCGACCCGGCCGAGCTCGTCGTGATCACGGACCTCCGCGTCCCGCGCACCCTCGTCGGCCTCGCCGCGGGGCTCGCGCTCGGGGTCGCGGGCGCGCTCATCCAGGCCGTCACGCGGAACCCGCTGGCGGATCCCGGCATCCTCGGCGTCACCGCCGGCTCGGCGTTCGCGGTCGCCATCGCGACGGGCGTCCTCGGCGTGACCGCCGTGAGCGGTTACCTCTGGTTCGCCTTCGCGGGGGCGCTCGTGGCGGCCGTGGTGGTCTACGTCGTGGGATCCGCAGGACGCGGCGGCGGGGATCCGGTGCGCCTCACGCTCGCCGGCGTCGCCCTCGGCGCGGTGCTCGCGGGCATCACCTCGGGGATGCTGCTGGCCGATCCGCAGGGCTTCAGCGCCATGCGCGCGTGGGAGTCGGGCTCGCTGCAGGACCGCGGCTGGGACGCGCTCCTGCCGGTCGCTCCCTTCCTCGCGGCGGGCGTGCTGCTCGCCGCCCTCATCGCCCGGAGCCTCGACGCGGTGGCGCTCGGCGACGACCTGGCGCGGTCGCTCGGGGCGAACGTCGTCGTGGTGCGGGCCGTGGCCGTGGTCGCGGTGACGCTGCTCGCGGGCGGGGCGACCGCGATGGCGGGGCCGATCGCGTTCGTGGGGTTGATGATCCCGCACATCGCGCGCTGGATCGTGGGGCCCGACCAGCGCTGGATCCTCGCGTACACGATCGTGCTCGCGCCCGTGCTGCTGCTCGCCGCCGACATCGTCGGCCGGATCGTGCTCCGGCCGGCCGAGCTGCCCGCCGGGATCGTGACCGCCGTGCTGGGCGCGCCCGTGCTGATCCTGCTCGTCCGCCGGCAGAGGGCGTCGGGGCTGTGA
- a CDS encoding ABC transporter ATP-binding protein, with product MGGPPVDDTATAATATAPRLRAEGVTLSYDRRVISEHLDVSVPDRSFTVIVGPNACGKSTLLRALSRLLAPTAGGVLLDDRPIGSYRAKEVARIVGLLPQSAIAPDGITVADLVARGRFPHQNLIRQWTPTDEAAVQQAMAATGVADLAARHVDELSGGQRQRVWVAMALAQQTPVLLLDEPTTFLDIAHQIELLDLLADLHRDGSTIVAVLHDLNHAARYADHLIVMKDGRVVSSGAPRDIVTAELVEEVFGLPCLVIDDPVSHTPLIVPRGGRWT from the coding sequence ATGGGAGGTCCACCCGTGGACGACACCGCGACCGCTGCGACCGCCACCGCCCCGCGCCTCCGCGCCGAGGGCGTCACGCTCTCCTACGACCGGCGGGTGATCTCCGAGCACCTCGACGTCTCCGTGCCCGACCGCTCGTTCACAGTGATCGTCGGCCCGAACGCGTGCGGGAAGTCGACCCTGCTCCGCGCGCTCTCGCGCCTCCTCGCACCCACCGCGGGCGGCGTGCTCCTCGACGACCGGCCGATCGGCTCCTACCGCGCCAAGGAGGTCGCGCGCATCGTCGGCCTCCTGCCGCAGAGCGCGATCGCGCCCGACGGGATCACGGTGGCCGACCTCGTGGCGCGCGGACGCTTCCCGCACCAGAACCTCATCCGCCAGTGGACCCCGACCGACGAGGCCGCCGTGCAGCAGGCGATGGCCGCCACCGGCGTCGCCGACCTCGCCGCCCGCCACGTCGATGAGCTCTCCGGCGGCCAGCGGCAGCGCGTGTGGGTCGCGATGGCGCTCGCGCAGCAGACGCCCGTGCTGCTGCTCGACGAGCCGACGACGTTCCTCGACATCGCCCACCAGATCGAGCTGCTCGACCTCCTGGCCGACCTGCACCGCGACGGCAGCACCATCGTCGCCGTGCTGCACGACCTCAACCACGCCGCGCGCTACGCCGACCACCTCATCGTGATGAAGGACGGCCGCGTCGTCTCCTCCGGCGCCCCGCGCGACATCGTCACGGCCGAGCTCGTGGAGGAGGTCTTCGGCCTCCCGTGCCTCGTGATCGACGACCCCGTCTCGCACACGCCGCTCATCGTGCCGCGCGGCGGCCGCTGGACCTGA
- a CDS encoding transcriptional regulator yields MAELDPVIHAQARLRIVAALATLDAGEALSFPRLQEILDMTAGNLSTHLRKLEDPGYVEVRKTHEGRQPVTYLALTTVGRRAFEDYRRALTAMLDA; encoded by the coding sequence TTGGCTGAGCTCGACCCGGTCATCCACGCGCAGGCCCGGCTGCGGATCGTGGCCGCGCTCGCGACGCTGGACGCGGGGGAGGCGCTGTCGTTCCCGCGGCTGCAGGAGATCCTCGACATGACGGCCGGCAACCTGTCGACGCACCTCCGGAAGCTCGAGGATCCCGGCTACGTCGAGGTGCGGAAGACGCACGAGGGTCGGCAGCCCGTGACGTACCTCGCGCTCACGACGGTCGGCCGCCGCGCGTTCGAGGACTACCGGCGGGCGCTCACGGCGATGCTCGACGCGTAG
- a CDS encoding iron-siderophore ABC transporter substrate-binding protein, which produces MRFPTTGSALVALTVATLALTGCTASSDPGTTAPPASGSATGAFPVTVDTKFGDVTVPSEPKRVVALGWGDAETALALGVQPVGASDWLGFGADADGVGPWAQGLYTQKPQIIETLEPSYEAIAALKPDLILDTKGSGDQARYDRLSQIAPTIGVPEGADSYLTDMEDQVDMVAEALGREDQGDALLDAVDQRFEQVEAAHPDWKGKTATAATKTSEGWGAYAEGSERVAFLERLGFEQSPTIAGIPVNAGGFSVDVSSEQLDLLDADVIVAFPIFIDKSVITDDPLWQAIPAVAAGHSIVLDGDVSSAYSIGTTLSTGYALDQLVPLLETATS; this is translated from the coding sequence ATGAGGTTCCCCACCACCGGCTCCGCCCTCGTCGCGCTCACCGTCGCGACGCTCGCCCTCACCGGATGCACCGCCTCGTCCGACCCGGGCACCACCGCGCCGCCCGCCTCGGGATCCGCCACGGGCGCCTTCCCCGTCACCGTCGACACGAAGTTCGGCGACGTCACCGTGCCGAGCGAGCCGAAGCGCGTCGTCGCGCTCGGCTGGGGCGACGCGGAGACCGCGCTCGCGCTCGGGGTCCAGCCCGTCGGCGCGTCCGACTGGCTCGGCTTCGGCGCCGACGCGGACGGCGTCGGCCCGTGGGCGCAGGGCCTCTACACCCAGAAGCCGCAGATCATCGAGACGCTCGAGCCCTCCTACGAGGCGATCGCGGCGCTCAAGCCCGACCTGATCCTCGACACCAAGGGCTCGGGCGACCAGGCCCGCTACGACCGCCTGTCGCAGATCGCGCCCACCATCGGCGTGCCCGAGGGCGCCGACAGCTACCTCACCGACATGGAGGACCAGGTCGACATGGTCGCCGAGGCCCTCGGCCGCGAGGACCAGGGCGACGCCCTCCTCGACGCGGTCGACCAGCGCTTCGAGCAGGTCGAGGCCGCGCACCCGGACTGGAAGGGCAAGACGGCCACCGCCGCCACCAAGACCAGCGAGGGCTGGGGCGCCTACGCCGAGGGCAGCGAGCGCGTCGCGTTCCTCGAGCGCCTCGGCTTCGAGCAGAGCCCGACCATCGCGGGGATCCCCGTCAACGCCGGCGGCTTCTCGGTCGACGTCTCCTCCGAGCAGCTCGACCTGCTCGACGCCGACGTGATCGTGGCGTTCCCGATCTTCATCGACAAGTCCGTCATCACCGACGACCCGCTGTGGCAGGCGATCCCCGCGGTCGCGGCCGGCCACTCCATCGTCCTCGACGGCGACGTCTCGTCGGCCTACTCGATCGGCACCACGCTCTCCACCGGCTACGCGCTCGACCAGCTCGTGCCGCTGCTGGAGACCGCCACGAGCTGA
- the rpmG gene encoding 50S ribosomal protein L33, with product MAKQQDVRPIIKLRSTAGTGYTYVTRKNRRNNPDRLVLKKYDPVVRKHVDFREER from the coding sequence ATGGCCAAGCAGCAGGACGTCCGTCCGATCATCAAGCTCCGCTCGACGGCTGGCACCGGGTACACCTACGTGACCCGCAAGAACCGCCGCAACAACCCCGACCGCCTCGTGCTGAAGAAGTACGACCCGGTCGTCCGCAAGCACGTCGACTTCCGCGAGGAGCGCTAA